One Choloepus didactylus isolate mChoDid1 chromosome 8, mChoDid1.pri, whole genome shotgun sequence DNA window includes the following coding sequences:
- the KRT18 gene encoding keratin, type I cytoskeletal 18 isoform X1: protein MSFTTRSTTFSTNYRSLGSVQLPSHRVRPASSAASVYAGAGGSGSRISVSRSSSSRGGWGSGGLAGGVAGGLAGMGGIQGEKETMQALNDRLASYLDRVRSLETENRRLEGKIREHLEKKGPQVRDWSHYFKIIEELRAQIFEVSVDNARIVLQIDNARLAADDFRVKYETELAMRQSVESDIHGLRKVIDDTNVTRLQLETEIEALKEELLFMKKNHEEEVKGLQAQIASSGLTVEVDAPKSQDLSKIMADIRAQYDELAQKNREELDKYWSQQIEESTTVVTSQSAEIGAAEMTLTELRRTVQSLEIDLDSMRNLKASLENSLREVEARYALQMEQLNGVLLHLESELAQTRAEGQRQAQEYEALLNIKVKLETEIATYRRLLEDGEDFSLSDALGCSNSMQTIHKTTTRRIVDGKVVSETNDTQVLRH, encoded by the exons ATGAGCTTCACCACCCGCTCCACCACCTTCTCCACCAACTACCGATCCCTGGGCTCGGTCCAGTTGCCCAGCCACCGGGTCCGGCCGGCCAGCAGCGCGGCCAGCGTCTATGCGGGAGCCGGGGGCTCGGGCTCCCGGATCTCCGTGTCCCGCTCCTCCAGCTCCCGGGGCGGCTGGGGGTCCGGGGGCCTGGCCGGCGGGGTGGCCGGGGGTCTGGCGGGAATGGGGGGCATCCAGGGCGAGAAGGAGACCATGCAAGCCCTCAACGACCGCCTAGCCTCCTACCTGGACAGGGTGAGGAGCCTGGAGACTGAGAATCGGAGACTGGAGGGCAAAATTCGGGAACACCTGGAGAAGAAGGGACCCCAGGTCAGGGACTGGAGCCACTACTTCAAGATCATCGAGGAACTGAGGGCTCAG ATCTTTGAGGTTTCTGTGGACAACGCCCGCATCGTTCTGCAGATTGACAATGCCCGGCTGGCTGCAGATGACTTCAGAGTCAA GTACGAGACGGAGCTGGCCATGCGCCAGTCTGTGGAGAGTGACATCCATGGGCTCCGCAAGGTCATTGATGACACCAACGTCACCCGGCTGCAGCTGGAGACGGAGATCGAGGCTCTCAAAGAGGAGCTGCTCTTCATGAAGAAGAACCATGAGGAG GAAGTAAAGGGCCTACAAGCGCAGATTGCCAGCTCTGGGCTGACCGTGGAGGTGGATGCCCCCAAGTCTCAGGACCTCAGCAAGATCATGGCAGACATCCGAGCCCAGTATGACGAGTTGGCTCAGAAGAACCGAGAGGAGCTGGACAAGTACTGGTCTCAGCAG ATTGAAGAGAGCACCACAGTGGTCACCTCTCAGTCCGCTGAGATAGGAGCTGCTGAGATGACACTCACGGAGCTGAGACGTACTGTCCAGTCCTTGGAAATTGACCTGGACTCCATGAGGAATCTG AAAGCCAGCCTGGAGAACAGCCTGCGGGAGGTGGAAGCCCGCTATGCCCTGCAGATGGAGCAGCTCAACGGGGTCCTGCTGCACCTGGAATCGGAGCTGGCACAGACCCGGGCAGAGGGGCAGCGCCAGGCCCAGGAGTACGAGGCCCTGCTGAACATCAAGGTCAAGCTGGAGACTGAGATTGCCACCTATCGCCGCCTGCTAGAAGACGGAGAGGACTTCAG TCTCAGCGACGCCCTGGGCTGCAGCAACTCCATGCAAACCATCCACAAGACCACCACCCGCAGGATCGTGGACGGCAAAGTGGTATCTGAGACCAACGACACCCAAGTTCTGAGGCACTGA
- the KRT18 gene encoding keratin, type I cytoskeletal 18 isoform X2 produces MSFTTRSTTFSTNYRSLGSVQLPSHRVRPASSAASVYAGAGGSGSRISVSRSSSSRGGWGSGGLAGGVAGGLAGMGGIQGEKETMQALNDRLASYLDRVRSLETENRRLEGKIREHLEKKGPQVRDWSHYFKIIEELRAQIFEVSVDNARIVLQIDNARLAADDFRVKYETELAMRQSVESDIHGLRKVIDDTNVTRLQLETEIEALKEELLFMKKNHEEEVKGLQAQIASSGLTVEVDAPKSQDLSKIMADIRAQYDELAQKNREELDKYWSQQIEESTTVVTSQSAEIGAAEMTLTELRRTVQSLEIDLDSMRNLKASLENSLREVEARYALQMEQLNGVLLHLESELAQTRAEGQRQAQEYEALLNIKVKLETEIATYRRLLEDGEDFSV; encoded by the exons ATGAGCTTCACCACCCGCTCCACCACCTTCTCCACCAACTACCGATCCCTGGGCTCGGTCCAGTTGCCCAGCCACCGGGTCCGGCCGGCCAGCAGCGCGGCCAGCGTCTATGCGGGAGCCGGGGGCTCGGGCTCCCGGATCTCCGTGTCCCGCTCCTCCAGCTCCCGGGGCGGCTGGGGGTCCGGGGGCCTGGCCGGCGGGGTGGCCGGGGGTCTGGCGGGAATGGGGGGCATCCAGGGCGAGAAGGAGACCATGCAAGCCCTCAACGACCGCCTAGCCTCCTACCTGGACAGGGTGAGGAGCCTGGAGACTGAGAATCGGAGACTGGAGGGCAAAATTCGGGAACACCTGGAGAAGAAGGGACCCCAGGTCAGGGACTGGAGCCACTACTTCAAGATCATCGAGGAACTGAGGGCTCAG ATCTTTGAGGTTTCTGTGGACAACGCCCGCATCGTTCTGCAGATTGACAATGCCCGGCTGGCTGCAGATGACTTCAGAGTCAA GTACGAGACGGAGCTGGCCATGCGCCAGTCTGTGGAGAGTGACATCCATGGGCTCCGCAAGGTCATTGATGACACCAACGTCACCCGGCTGCAGCTGGAGACGGAGATCGAGGCTCTCAAAGAGGAGCTGCTCTTCATGAAGAAGAACCATGAGGAG GAAGTAAAGGGCCTACAAGCGCAGATTGCCAGCTCTGGGCTGACCGTGGAGGTGGATGCCCCCAAGTCTCAGGACCTCAGCAAGATCATGGCAGACATCCGAGCCCAGTATGACGAGTTGGCTCAGAAGAACCGAGAGGAGCTGGACAAGTACTGGTCTCAGCAG ATTGAAGAGAGCACCACAGTGGTCACCTCTCAGTCCGCTGAGATAGGAGCTGCTGAGATGACACTCACGGAGCTGAGACGTACTGTCCAGTCCTTGGAAATTGACCTGGACTCCATGAGGAATCTG AAAGCCAGCCTGGAGAACAGCCTGCGGGAGGTGGAAGCCCGCTATGCCCTGCAGATGGAGCAGCTCAACGGGGTCCTGCTGCACCTGGAATCGGAGCTGGCACAGACCCGGGCAGAGGGGCAGCGCCAGGCCCAGGAGTACGAGGCCCTGCTGAACATCAAGGTCAAGCTGGAGACTGAGATTGCCACCTATCGCCGCCTGCTAGAAGACGGAGAGGACTTCAG TGTGTAA